A single Cyprinus carpio isolate SPL01 chromosome A20, ASM1834038v1, whole genome shotgun sequence DNA region contains:
- the LOC109071955 gene encoding fatty acid-binding protein, brain encodes MVDAFCGTWKLVSSENFDEYMKALGVGFATRQVGNVTKPTLIISKEGDKVVQKTQSTFKNTEISFKLGEEFDETTVDDRHCKSTVVLDGDQLVHVQKWDGKETLFVREIKDGKMVMKLTFGDVVAVRTYEKA; translated from the exons ATGGTAGATGCTTTCTGTGGCACATGGAAACTGGTCAGCAGTGAGAACTTTGATGAGTATATGAAAGCTCTAG GTGTTGGGTTTGCAACAAGACAAGTTGGAAATGTGACTAAACCGACCCTCATCATCTCGAAAGAGGGAGACAAAGTGGTCCAAAAAACACAGAGTACTTTCAAGAACACCGAGATCTCATTCAAGCTGGGCGAGGAGTTTGACGAGACCACCGTAGATGACCGACACTGTAAA TCCACTGTGGTACTAGATGGAGACCAGCTTGTTCATGTGCAGAAGTGGGATGGAAAAGAGACCCTCTTTGTCCGGGAGATCAAGGACGGGAAGATGGTGATG AAACTCACCTTTGGGGACGTGGTGGCTGTGCGTACCTATGAAAAAGCTTAA